The region ggaatatgaaaacaatgcaaataagtcaacaaaaataactaaaatacaaataactaaaatacaaatacattaaaataaaatgaataaaaataaatttttaatttacaaaattTAAAAGACCTGCATCAACGTGAACAGTTGAtgaacaaataatacaatattgtGTTGATTtactttgcatttattttgagTGATATTCCAAGGACTGTCAAACGGGTGCTTTTTTTGTGagatttaatgaaaatgtatttcaaagatATGATAACAAACGTGAAATATACAATTCatttctaatgtttttttttttttttttttttaaatgtactgaaATATGTAATTGATGTTCGGCCGCCTTTGTTTTTTGTCGCAGGCTCAGCCGCTAGTGCTTCACTACACCATCAAGGACAAACGTAGCAGATAGGACTCCATTGATTGGACTTTGGCCTTCACCAACACAGCTGTACATATTTTGTACAATACATAATTCTATTTTAATAATAGTGTTTGTGTACACAAGCGTATTTTCCctcctttttgtatttttgaagataaattaaaaatgtcaagCTATCAAAGCCTTTCTTCGCTCTTCtttcattcaaacaaaaaacaacaacaaaaaatgcttatGCTATGGTTGCACAGCTTTAGCGCATCTGCAAGAGAGCGAAAGGAAGTCCTAAATAAGGCCCGCtacacaaggatttttttttttaatcttaaaagatttttcATACCCACAcgtgcagataaaaaaaaaaaaaagcaccacccACACACGAAGAGTTTGAcccgtaaatattgaacacgttcatcATTTGAGATTGTCGGTGAACGGGTGCCGATCcgcgagtatgcgggggtccactgtatatggcTAAATGATGACGTAACTTAAAAGTCAGTTTCACATTGTTGGTACACAGAACGCATCTATGACATCACTACAAGAGGGCTTTGGGCTTGAAATAAGCAGCTATCGGTTGATTGAGCAATCAATCTACAGTATGGATAtgcgttttattttgtttgttgtcccccaatttttaaaataatgtcatattttttaagttgattattttaaaatattttttgattgtttttaaattgttttaaaaaattaattcatgttttgcattttgtttttgttccgagctttttcttttatttttgttagtttattttctaatgtatagctttttttttttcatttttcatttaatattttaatgttatatgtagtttattgtacatattttaacGTAAGAATTTTTAATAATACTTTCATACTGGTGGTAATACTATGATATATGTTTGaagtagattttaaaaaatatattttttgatcttttttggggatgtttttgttcccagctttttttttttttttttttgttgatttattttctaattatagtttattaaatatacagtttaaattttttatttaatatttgaatGTATATAGTTTTTATggtgtatatattttatatgtatttttaaaatactatggtatattaaatataattgtattcatatatatttttgatttttttcaactaCCTTTTAATGATGACGTTTTAAGTTATATATAGAGTTTTATTAATTGGgttttgtacatattttaaattcGAGGATTTAGAATTTATAAAGGTCGTATaaagtttttacttttaagataattgcattttaattctttatatAGTAACACAccttttagaaaaagaaaacttgttTTAAGAACGTTTTGAGAGCAGCCGCTTCCTTGCAAAGCTCTCCCTTCTCCACTAGATGGCGTCCCTGCGCTTTTTTGTATCCTGATCCGAGCTCCCCCGTGGCCACGTGATCATGCGAAACTCatattaccacattttaataGTTGAAATGTTCTATGCGGATGGTCAGGATCGCCGTGGCACAATATACTACTTGCATTTAATTTATATACACATAAAAGTGTCACATGGTCGTAAATAAACATCCTGTTAATGTGGCTTCCATTACCCAGCAAAACATAAACGTTTCTCCTTCCGAAACACTGCACGCTGACAAGCTACAAAATAGAAACAATAATAACAGCCCCCTACaagcacaataaataaataaaaataaagaaatattaaATTACTAGCTCTATTCAAACGGTGCATTGAAATCTGGACATCATTTGATTGTGCTGCAGGtgttcctaatgaagtggccagtgaGCAAATACATTTATCCCCCCCCACAAATAATTTGCTTATtgccataaaataataataataataataataataatacacatgtAGGAATCACACACTCAAACAATACACAAAAAGATATACAAACGCATAACAAACAAGCGTACATTATACACACAATGACACTTATTTAATACACGTGCATATacataaagtaaataaataataatcacaatggcactgatatatatatatatatatatatatacacacacacacacacacacagacatatataCAAGCATTCTTAAGACACACGTAcgtaacacaaacacacaaaattacaCAATCCACACTAATACACACGCTCAAAGTTCACTCAACAATACACTCACACACGCGCATAGCACATCCTTCATATTCATACACACAGAAATACGTGCACGTAAATAATAATCACTGATACACACGCTCACTATAAAACACACACCACCAGCACGACATATTCGAAATGTACACACACGTCAACAAAGCACACGGTCGTCTCGTCGAGTTTAACAGTGTGCacagtcaaaagaaaaataacattaattatTATAATCATAACTCACACTGGAAGTACCTTCTGTATATTATCTTTAATGTTGTTGTCTGTCACACGATAAAAAGATGCGATTGTGGCACTTGCTTCCGTCCACGTGACTTGTCCCCCCCAACaggacccttttttttttggggggggggggtgttactTGTTGTGAGTTGGTGCCTAATAAAATGGGGGTGGCCACTTGACCTTTGAACCCGTGCGCTCACACAGCCCATGACCTCCTTTTGCGCGGCGGCGCGCACGCAGCCTGCAGCCGAGCTCGCACGTCATATGGCCTCCATCCAGCACGAGTCAACGACACAAAATACATCTTTGTATTCTATTTtcactttcaaaaaaaataataatatatatatatatatatatatatatatatatatgtatataaaacataataaaatcgAATATCGTCCCAGTCACCAAATATTGCCTTTATAATAAAATCGAATATTGTCCCAGTCACCAAATAttgcctttatatatatatatatatatatatatatatatatatatatatatatatatatatatattctaaatatcctttaaataaaaatgaaaacaggagagtatattttttttttttttgcgttagACATATTTAATATGTAACTAAAACCGCACACAAAAGCCAATGTAGCtcaattgtgtttaaaatgtgaaggaaaaaaaattccatttttttctgaaatcaagaatcatgtctttttttgtttttgtcgtttTCGACAAAAACGAAATGGAGATACCGCACatactttatgtttttgttgttttgggggaatggaaataataaataaaacacgcttcttttgtgtgtgtttgttttgcagaTGACTTCTTGAATCACAAACTCGGTATAGCACAggcgttttgtttttgctggttttgaaaatatttttcttcaatcacaaagtttgaaaaatgtgtttttgctgtttttccactttttttttttggtaatcatAAATCTGGATCTCCTGCACAcgattttagttatttttttaaatgtgattttttgttttttttctggattaGAAAAATTCGCAACGTTTGGCGATACATGCTTTTTATTGTTGGTGTtcagatgacattttattttaatccccAAAAATGTGGACACAGCGCACGTTTTTAGTTTCTGGATCTAGATGCACTTCGTCTGCTTCCCCTTGTTGTGGTTTTTCCTGATAGAAAACCAACATATTGGAGACTTGTTATTGTTGAAGGTTGGAAGATGGAAGCCCGCAAGGGAGCATATGGCGCAAAGATGCCAGCTTGTGGCAAATTGcgcaaagaaagaaaagaaaaggacgCTCATTGACGTCATGCCACCGCACTCAAAACAGCAGCTTCATTGttccgagttttttttttctttttcctctttttttccctcctcaacCAGGCGACTGTTTAACAAGGGTTGTGCGAAACAAGCGTAAAGAATTTTGTCACTGGGGTTTGCACTGTAATATGATTTGACATCTTTGGAAAACTCTGCTTAAACCTCATTTGTTTAATCCACTAAATTGAAAGATCATCAGACTGGTATGTGGTATATTATTCATACGCTACCATAGacgttttattttacatttagaaaaaaagaagaagaaaaaaaacaaataacaaaactcAACATTTAGAGGcacatgctatttttttttctttgggggggggggggggcatttaaaaaagaatcaaTAAGTTTAAACGTCACCTGAAACATTTAACACTGCTAATTAATAAACACTTGCTCATTCTtatgataatatttttttcagtcattttgcATGGAGGTAGACAAATATTTCGCACAACGCCAATATTATTCTGTATTTAAATTTAATAATACATAAGTTCATctgtatatataatacagatATATTcgtttaatttaataaaaaacagATTAAAAACGACTCCAGTGTCCAGtcattttgtttatatatatatatatatatatatatatatatatatatatatatatatatatatatatatatatatatatatatacggaaATCTGAGCAGTGGTCCTTTTTatacaatctaaaaaaaaaattccagttaATATcagaatttatttataaaaagtgGTGCAAATCGATCTTTTTATTCTATTGGCTAATttcttatgattattattaaaaacgATTCGATTTTTactcaattcattttttaaaactgttcaatcttaaaaaaaaaaaatcaaaaatctttttttttgttttgaaatatcaGATAGCCTTTATTTACATGATGCtgattaaatacattaaaattctCATGTTgacctttttatatatatttctatatttactgcatgtatatacagtatatacagagAAGGAGAAAGAGTATAAAAGGCTGCAGTGgctcatcatcgtcatcatcatcatcatcatcatcttgatAATGACCTTTTAATACCTCCTGTCAATCATCCGAACtggtgtgaaaataaaaaaaaaccaaaataatgAAAGGTGATGAACTATTAAACTGTTTATTAAAAGAGTAAGTCCTCTTTCAAAGTcccataataaattaaatcgaaggaaagaagaagaagaagaagaagaagacaaagaagaagaagtagaagaagaagaagaagaagaagaaaaacactcctttttttgtcaatatccgTGCAAAAGTTTGGGAATTGGAAATGCCCTTttctaaatgtcttttgttttgtttgtttttgttcttttcaaaaaataaaaaataaaaataaaagggagGCTGTCAATCGTCCACTTCGATCTCCTCGTCGTCCTCCGAGAACTCGTCGGTGGTCCGGCCGCGGGACGAGGACGGCGACTGGGGGAAGATCCGGTGCGAGGAGGACGGGGTCCCCCTGGCCGGGGATCCGCCCGGAGAGCCCCCTTCTCCGGGCTCCCCTCCCGCCGGAGCCTCGTCCGCGTTGTCCATGGCGACGAGCTTGTGGAGCGTCTGCGGCGTGATCTTCTTCAGAGACTCCACGTCGGCCTTCATCTCCTCCAGGTCGCGCTTGAGCTTGGCGCGCCGGTTCTGGAACCAGGTGATGACCTGCGCGTTGGACAGGCCCAGCTGGCCCGCGATCTGGTCCCGGTCGGCCGGGGACAAGTATTTCTGATACAGAAAGCGCTTCTCCAGCTCGTAGATTTGATGGTTGGTGAAGGCCGTGCGCGACTTTCGGCGCTTTTTCGACGCTTGCCTCTGGCCGAACGCGTTCAGGTGCTCCCGACCTGCGCGCacgcaagcaaaaaaaaaaacaaaacaaaaaaatatgatcaACATAAACATGTCTCTCCAACAGGCCTGAATCCAAACACGAGGTTGCTAACATTTGcatgaaaattacttttttctttttttaatccccccccccccctccccaacccCACCTCAAGCCAATATGACAGctaaattcattattatttttttaaatgccctcAAATATCATCTGTGAGCATCTTTCATGAGGGgaatattacaaataattatTGTCCACACAAGTGCAATATAAAAGGAAACGATGGTCTCATAAGTTTATTATATGGCATCACGCCTCCAAATGCGTAATTACGCACAGAAATGATCACATGCATCCGCAATATAAGGAATGCAAATTAATTTTCGTCTATAGACTATCGTCTATCTATCTTAACTTCACATTGTGTGTGCGTCATATTTATTTACGGCATAGAGTGACGCCAGTGTGCAGTTACGCACAAAAGGATCCCCTTGTCAATCACATTCCGAAGCAAACGCCTATGAATTTTAAAATACGTAATGTTAGTATGTCTAACTTGACATTTTCGCCTACTTTCTAGTGCACTGCTGTGCCTCCAGTGTGCAAACAGACGCGCAGAATTGTCCGCCTTGGCGGCTTGATACGCAATTTAAGCACAAATCGCCCAATGACGTCAACAGAGATTCCTAATACATGTCTCCCATATGTACAAGTCTTCTCCTATAGAGCACATGCACTCAGCATACATGTGCACCAGTTACACCTATTATCACTGTTGTTATTCAAGGCCAAATATGTCACCATCTCTTATGCGTAATTACGCACGAAATTGGCTCTACGATCTAATCTATCTCATCTATGTACAGTCACAATATGATCACATAACAGGCCCGAAATGAACTCCTGAACTTATGTACACACGCATGCAAACTATTTCCGATAGTTATGAAAGAATgaagcaagttttttttttttggtaccttCCGCCGCCTGTATGACGTTGACCTCCAGGCCCTTGAACGTCTTGCTGGCCAGCTCCTCCAGGGCGCACAGCGGCGACGACGGCGTGCTGATGCCGTTCCTGGCGGCGTTGGCGGCGGCCACCTTCTCCAGGACCCTCGGCCTTCCCGGACACACGGCGGACGACGCGGCGGACTTCTTGACCGAGGGCTTGCTGAGGATGTCCTCGATGCTGAACGGCGTGAGCGGCTTGTTGGAGTTGGCCGGCGGCGGCAGCTGGTCCCGGGGGGCCCGCATCCTGTCCTCGCCGGCGGACTGCAACACGGAGCCCGCTTTCATGTCTTTGCTGGAGGTCATCGCccggaagaagaagaaaaaaaaaaaaaaaaaaaaaaaaaaaaaaacctagggTGTAGAAAGTCGGCTAGTTCATTCGCGAGGCACCGTGAAGTGTCCACAAGTGGTTCCGGgggggactttttttatttttattttatttttttgctaaaaaagtGTCCGCGTTTGAGCTCGCATGCTGCCGcggcgctcgctcgctcgctcgcggCCCCCTCCCCCGTCAAAAGTGCACCTTTTAGTCCGCCGAGCTCCATGCAAATGCTGGCCAAGTAGCAGAGCGGAATTGGGAGCTTggagacgaaaaaaaaaaaaaaaaaaaaaaaaaaaaggaggagaaagaggCGGAGGAAGAGGGAGAAAGTGTCCCGGAGCAGGAGGCGGAAGCAGAAGGGGGCTTGCTAACGAGTTGTTGTTGATTGGCCGAGGCTCAATTAGAGCGAGGCGACGCCATGGCCCCGCGCGTCTTAAAGGGCcgcgccccccccaaaaaacgcaCACCGAGTCCGGCTACAAAGGGGGAGAGGGGGGAgaaggaggtgggggggggggggggggggggaggagtcTGCTCCTCCTGATCATAATCAGGAGGACGATGAGGGgctttcaaaatgtttactcGTACTACGCATTCTTGTACAGAaagaatcacacacacacacacgccccccgcccccccccaaaagaaaaacaaaaacaacacattaatTGGTAAAGCGTGATTAcgtttgtaacaaaaaaaaattcttgattagggaaaaaaatagaaagtagGCTTCAACGTTTTGtgctggaaaaataaaaataaaatttttaaaaataaaaaaagtatgttttgtcCTGAAAAGGgacaatgaaaatacattttgaacaaaagaatacaaaatagtAACCGTCGCGAGTAGTATAGCGAAATAGTACATTCAGAGGAAAATTTTTTGCTATATAGCtaatgtaaatgaaaatgtttatatAGATACGGTTTACATATACTACTGcacagtaaaataaattaagaggatttaaaaaatatatatttatatagataTGGGTTGCATCGTTATAAAAGAAATGAAGAGGGACATTTATCGACAATTATTTTAAGATGTCTTACATTTctaatttttcaaatattatttcTATACAGCTATACGggttgcacatacagtatggtgaataaatatttgaatatttcttTCTGATATGGGTCTCATTTAGCTATATATTGAATGAAAGATGGGCattctattattttattaattctcGGAAATAGTCGCACTTTTTGCAGCAACTATATTTAAACAACTTATATGGCTAGCgcacaaatataaacaaataactttgaaagttcccccccccccccccccccccaatgtgcagttttgctacAAAGCGTGTTGTCTTTAAACGAGACCGCATGTTAATTCCGCGTCAACGTGGGCCTTGCAGCTCCAGTACGCGTCGTGCATTCAAATGATGCGAATCGCAACATAACACAGCGACGCGCCGGAGTTCCGTGCAGGTACGACACGTGCACGTGCAGGACAAATTTCCTTTCTCTGAGTACAAGTTCCATTCGGAAATAAGAACTGAAGCCCCAACTCTGACATGCAAattctgcttttttgttttgttttttttgtcttaaatcATCTGTGAGCACGTGTGCGACGCTTTTGACGCATCAGCATGTTGTtcctcactgtgtgtgtgtgtgttttgtttgagaTCACTCACTGGCTGGTGGGCCATTTGGATGGCAGGAAGATGTTTGTTGTGTGCCAACATGACCATATGGTGACACGACTGCAgggactgggggggggggcggcggcgTCTTTTTATTACTTATTATTTTAAGGATGGGAGGGGCTCCGTTTTGTTAATACACAACACTTGTTtggaaatttagaaaaaaaaacaaaaaaaaactgccaattGGTGAACTCTCATTTCTAACACGGTGTCAAAATGTTGTTGAacgatttgtttttaatacgcAGACGTCGACGAATCAGCTCCTTAATAAtcttcaaattattattattattatttaaaaaaaaatgttcccatTGAAACTTAATTATTTGACCCCCATCCATCATCGACTCTTTTAATTGGATGACTCCGGTTTGGCGTTTTCGTTGCAGTCGGCACatgccaatgtgtgtgtgtgtgtgtgtgtgtgtgtttggggggggggttgcagtaaaacacattaaaacgtGCGTGTAAAAATGTGTTACAAGTCGGAATATTTTTGATTTTCCTCCTAATATTATAATAAAGTTACAGAGGGCTAAATGCGTGATGTGGGATAATTAGTCTCTACTAATTAAATGAGACGACGTTTTAAATGGACGAATTACGAATTGACACATAATTAATGTCTAAAATGTGAGGCCAAACGGCGCATGtgccaaaaaattaaaaataataaaaaaagacttaTTAATGCATACGACACGTCACGTTTAGTCATATTAATTATATTGGGATGAATtggaaggtattttttttttgattgggtttaatacaggcggcacggtgtatgtGACGTTCCCTTGCGCGTCagttcttttgtctttttaaaaaaaaatgttttgaatgaaaagtaaaaaacaacaatcaaacGAACTATAAAGGCCCCGTCACACCTGTTCCGTAGCGTGAGACGCTCTTGTTTCCAAGCCGTCCCCGAACGCATCCTTGTCGCTGTGACAACGGATGGCAGGTGTTCGTTTGGGCAGCGCGCTCGGCGCCGCTGGATGGGGCGGTGACGTGTTCTTCACCGGTCGAGTTGCCGCCTCAGGGACACTCGGTGAATCTCACCCGCTTCATGACCGATTATTTTGTTTCACGAACCGCCAAGATGGCTGGAGGACATCAAATCGGAAGTGTTaacgtttgttgttgttttgattgaTAATAGCACAGACACAATTGGACGTgccttgcattaaaaaaaaaaaaaagatttaaaaaaagttagatCCAGCAATTAcgtagttagctagctagctaactaatgACGTCACGTTGACAGGTGGAAATACAGTATGCAACAGGGACCTTTTTTAATTAGTAATTTCATGATTGGTACACTGTAAATGCTCCTCATGACATTGAAATGTTAGAAAAATCACTTCGAATTTTTCCGTGCCTTGGCAACATTATTCATAGCTGAGATGACGAGATCTAAGAGATCACAAagacaacataaaaacaatactgtactgaaagaaaatgcagcaataaaaatgtgaaacatttttcagATTGAAAGCAACGAGATAAAAAAACCTGAACGAGTTTAATGTGTATGTgctgaagaaataaaaagaagtaaaaCCTTGTACAGTCAAATATGTCTGAActgatacaaatgttttgtgctggagggggttgggggggagaAAAGCATGATTTTTtctgtactgaaaaaaaaaaaaaaaaaatacaaggaaaaaatatttaaaaataatgccaataaatgattcaaatgtggAAAGAGAacgaaaataaaacaaaattgaaaatataaataaaatagttggatataaatataaaccatctacctatataaatataaaccacctacaacaattacactggtgaaaaaaaaacaccatcccTGAAAGgcactgtataaataaagctattcattattaaatgactttttaaatttatgtgtgtgtgggtttttgtgtgtgtgtttgttttgattttttgctCTTGGGAGCCACTCAAGTTAACTATAACTTGTTAACTATACGTTGATGAAAAATTGCACTGCACTGCAATGCCATCCTGAATTGTTGTACTTTAAAGTCACAAATCAATGAAATACATCtacatttcattacatttacaagtatcatttattatactttttttttttttttttagcatcgcATTAACGTTACGAACAgtctgtcatgtgtgtgtgtaagaaaaACCCatctttctgtttttgtttccaagaaaaagaaaagctggcCTCCATTCAGGACTATTAAGGCCTATCTTCTCATGTCACTGGCCATATCTTGGCAAATGAAGACAAATGTTGGTGTGAGAAATCTGCGTTTCAGGGGATCCCTGGACAAATTAATCACCGCAATTCTATCCTCCGCCGCTGGGGCAGTGCCCCACCCCTCCAGCGGGTCCCCAATGCGACGTGGGCCGAGGTAATGAGGCCGGCGCGATGAGCAGGTCTTTCGAGAATTGCCGTGGACGCCACCACCTCGGAGATTCGCCTCCTTCCACGCTTGCGCTGAGTCCTCCTCAGCCTTCTTGACATCAGGATTTCATTACGACACCCCCGCCCCAATTCAGTCCAttccatcaccaccaccaccgcatATTCCCCTTTTCTCCCCACCTCTCTCTTTGCTCCACTTTGCTCCCAAACCAAATGAGGAAATAGCTGGTCTGCTCGTTGACAGTCTCCCAGTTTGGGCCGTAAAGATAAATGATCCCAAGTATTAAAGTTTAACACATTGACAAAACCCACCTGATCTGTGGGActcttgaaacaaacaaaaaaaaatccatctgtgtgtgtgtgggggggggggggggggggggggggggcacccccCAAAGAGGAAGGGTGATGAAATACACAGGAAGGTCAAACAATAACCTCAACTCTCCATATGGAGTTTGGGGTTTGGGTTCTGAACGACTAAAGATTTTGCTAGTCGattataatgtgatgaaagctGATCAATTGATGAtatcattgtttattttttttcggtaTGGTGATGACACGATCGtttgaacaaaatgtatttgagcAAGTTCAGGTTCAAACGATCATGTCAGAAACCCGCAGGATAGGCAGGGAGTCTGCGATCGTGTTTTCGGTCACGTGACGTACGCAATGATTGCGAAGGTAGTTGTGACGGTAATTTTCAGCAGAGGATGACGTTCCCCAAAATGGCGGCCCCCTTAGATTGATGGAAATTGATTAATTATGCAGAGCAATTCGTTttccacaaatgcaatattaatcacGAATACTATGTTTTGATTCGTGTTGGCACATACAGCACAAcgtattgcccccccccccccaaaaaagggttTACTTCCCcttgaataaaaagaaaacaaactattgatgttaaactttcctaaaaagaaaaaaaaaacattcaccagAAGCGTGTGGACCTTTGAGACTCCTGTGGTGTCCAAGTACTTTTGTCCAGTGTTGGGTTCAGAGTTAAAGGCAACacctgcaaaaaataaaatatgaccaTTAATTCATATTATTTTGCTATCAGAGACTGCCTGGGTTGCGTTCATGTAATGATGACTTGTCTTCATTGttcctttcttaaaaagaagacaaactattgagtTGCCTTTTACAAATAAAAGATTATTTGACAATTTTTCTTAACTGGAGAATTTAGTCCTCgcagttttttgtatttttaaaaaaaggtttcatgTCATCAAATCTGTTCCTGTTTACACAAAAGGAAATCACTTTTACAATGTTAAGTGCACCATGATCTGAAAACCAAGGTCGGTACCGAAATGTAATTTTTGGCATACCTTGACACAccgaaattaataaaaaattgaCTAAATCTACGAATTGAATAAAATTGGTAATATCTATTCCTTTCGGATTGCTTGTAGTTTCTCCCGTTTCTAACAGCTTTAATGGAACAtggaaataacattaaaaacacatgtGAGAAACTTAAATATCGGGAGTGTGAAAATGGCAAGAAAAGGTCTTTTGGCCAGATCCCCGCCATAACTTACACTGTCACTGCAGTTCGTAAATATTAAGAGTGGGCTCTCAATCCAAGGAGAAAAAACCCTACGGACTccatgaagttttatttttctttcctggGTTAAACATCAGCATCAGGGCAGTGCGTGATGGAAAGTTGTTTCGTATTTCGAGCTGAAGGGGGTTTTGCATAGTGTTAGCAGTTTTGCTAATTAATGACAATGAATGTTGTGGTAATCAGTCAGCTGCGAGGCCAATTATCAGATACAAATGGGGACTGATTACCCTTCCCGCAATAATACACCACGTATACACAAGGCACTTC is a window of Phycodurus eques isolate BA_2022a chromosome 9, UOR_Pequ_1.1, whole genome shotgun sequence DNA encoding:
- the lbx2 gene encoding transcription factor LBX2, producing the protein MTSSKDMKAGSVLQSAGEDRMRAPRDQLPPPANSNKPLTPFSIEDILSKPSVKKSAASSAVCPGRPRVLEKVAAANAARNGISTPSSPLCALEELASKTFKGLEVNVIQAAEGREHLNAFGQRQASKKRRKSRTAFTNHQIYELEKRFLYQKYLSPADRDQIAGQLGLSNAQVITWFQNRRAKLKRDLEEMKADVESLKKITPQTLHKLVAMDNADEAPAGGEPGEGGSPGGSPARGTPSSSHRIFPQSPSSSRGRTTDEFSEDDEEIEVDD